One Falco cherrug isolate bFalChe1 chromosome 11, bFalChe1.pri, whole genome shotgun sequence DNA window includes the following coding sequences:
- the DTYMK gene encoding thymidylate kinase, whose amino-acid sequence MAGRRGALIVLEGVDRAGKSTQGRRLVEALRAAGHRADLLRFPERTTEIGQLISSYLLKEKNLEDHTVHLLFSANRWEHVPLMKEKLHQGITLVVDRYAFSGAAFTSAKENFCLDWCKQPDVGLPKPDLILFLHLSPEAAAERGNFGNERYENSPFQEKVLQSFYHLMRDKTLNWKTMDASKSIEDLHREIKSIAEETLQEAQNKPLGELWK is encoded by the exons ATGGCGGGCCGGCGTGGCGCCCTGATCGTGTTGGAGGGGGTGGACCGCGCCGGGAAGAGCACGCAGGGCAGGCGGCTGGTGGAGGCTCTGCGGGCTGCCGGCCACCGCGCCGACCTTCTCCGCTTCCCGG AGAGAACAACGGAGATCGGGCAGCTGATCAGCTCCTAcctgctgaaggagaagaaCCTGGAGGACCACACTGTTcacctccttttctctgctaACCGCTGGGAACATGT GCCATTGATGAAAGAGAAACTACATCAAGGGATCACACTTGTGGTTGACAGATACGCCTTTTCTGGAGCGGCCTTCACAAGTGCCAAAGAG AACTTCTGCCTGGACTGGTGCAAACAGCCTGATGTTGGACTCCCAAAGCCAGATCtgattctgtttcttcactTGAGCCCTGAAGCCGCAGCGGAGCGAGGGAACTTTGGAAATGAGCGTTACGAGAACAGCCCCTTCCAAGAGAAGGTTCTACAGTCCTTCTATCATCTGATGAGGGACAAGACATTAAACTGGAAG ACAATGGATGCTTCAAAGAGCATAGAAGATTTGCACAGAGAAATCAAGTCCATTGCAGAGGAGACCCTGCAGGAGGCTCAGAATAAACCTTTGGGAGAACTCTGGAAATAG